Genomic DNA from Paenibacillus sp. KS-LC4:
TCCCCCTCCAGCTCATGAATTTCGCTATGTATATGCCGAGGAGCGATGAGGGCAATCGTATGGTCTTTAAAGCGATATTTCCGTCCGGCAATTACGGCGGGGCCTGTACCGCGAATATAATATACAAGCTCATAGCATTCATGCTGATGAGGAGGGATGTTAGTATTTCTCTCATGTATGTCAGTTGCTAAATACAATAATTGATTCATAACAGCCCTCCTTCGCGTATTTGTAGCCGAATCGTATAAAAAGTTGACCGAATCGAGATAATTATTTGATATCGAATTTGTTATGATCGTATCATCCCGAACAAGCTATTTAGAAAGTGTACCTTTATTATAACCTATTTATTTTCTACATTACACTTGGGGTAAGCATTCTTTTCAGGAAAGCAAGTGCGGTGGCTGGTTTCAAAGTGAACACATCTTTTAATCGACAGAGAGTGGGGTACAGAAAATGAAAAAAAATGTGATGGCATTGCTCATGATTTCGGTTCTATTGGTGCTGGCAGCTTGTGGTGGAGGAAATACGGGGTCGAGCAGCGGCAATTCATCAGGCTCAGGCAATACAGGAGGGGACAAGAAGCTGAAGGTTGTTTTGCTCATACCGGGCACACTCGGCGACAAATCCTTCTTTGATGCAGCGAACAGGGGATTGACGCTCGTTAAATCCGAGCTTGGCGCCGAAACGAAGGTCATTGAAATGGGAACAGACAAAACAAAGTGGGAACCTACTTATCAAGATATAGCAGCGCAGGACTGGGATATCGTTATCTCCGGCGGCTCGGAAATTACCGAAATGTTTAATGCAACAGCAGAGATGTATCCGGACAAAAAATTCATCAACTACGACACGGATATTGAAGAAACACCAGCTAACGTATATGCGATGTCCTACGCAACGAACGAGGTTTCCTTCCTTGCTGGAGCCGTAGCCGCAATTGCAACGAAAGCCGATATTCCAAATGCGAATAAGGATAATGTGATTGGCTTTGTTGGCGGCATGGACATTCCCGGCATTAATGCATTTCTGGTTGGTTATATTCAAGGCGCGCAATACGTTGATCCAGCCATTAAAGTAGCCGTTTCCTATGCGGGAGATTTCGTTAACCCGGCGAAAGGCAAGGAGCTGTCGCTGATCCAGTACAATTCTGGTGTTGACGTTATTTTCAACGTGGCTGGCGCTACGGGCCTAGGTATATTCGATGCAGCCAAGGACAAGAAGCGTTACGCGATTGGGGTTGACTCCGACCAAGGCACCCTGCTTCAGGAAACGGATAAAGAAAAAGCGGATCTCATTGTAACGTCTGCTATCAAAAAAATCGACTCCGCGATTGTTGGTGCAGTGAAGAAAACGCAAGAGGGTACGCTTGAATATGGACAACGCCAAGTGCTCAGCTTTGATCAGGATGGCGTAGGCATTGCTGAAAATGATATTTACAAATCCATCTTCACAGCGGATATGCAGAAGCAAGTTGAAGACATCAAGCAAAAGCTCGCTAAACAAGAAATTAAAGTAGACAATGCGATGGGCATGGAAACTTCGCAAATCGAAGCGATCCGCAACGCTGTTAAACCATAATAACGATTTGAAAAATTCAGTGCAGTTGGTCATTATTCTATTCCTATCGGGAAGAAGGCCAGCTGCCTCTTTATAATGACCTCCGAAAGGTAAAGGGGTTTTACGATGATGCCGAGTCAGCTGCTCGAAATGAAAAAGATTACGAAGGTGTATCCGAATGGGGTTGTCGCCAACCAAAACGTCCAGTTTTCACTGGCCGAGGGCGAAATTCATGCGATTGTCGGTGAAAATGGTGCTGGAAAATCCACGCTGATGAAGATGATGTTCGGCATGGAAGAGCCAAGCGAGGGCGAGATTATTCTTCGGGGCAAGCCCGTAAAGCTGGCTTCGCCGCAGGATGCGATCGACCATGGCATCGGCATGGTGCATCAGCATTTTATGCTGGTGCCGTCGTTCACCGTCGCGGAAAATATGGTGCTGGGCATGGAGCCGAAGAAAGGCATCAGCATTAATTACAATGAAGCGGTGCGAATGACGGAGGAGATGAGCAAGAAGTACAATCTGCTCGTTAATCCGAAGGCGAAGGTCGAGGATCTCAGCGTCGGCATGAAGCAGAAGGTCGAAATATTGAAGGCTCTGCTGCGTGGCGCCGAAATTCTCATTCTCGATGAGCCGACAGCCGTATTGACGCCGCAGGAAACCGAAGAGCTGTTCCGTGAGCTGACGCAGCTTAAGCAGCAGGGGCATACGATTGTGTTTATTTCCCATAAACTCAAGGAAGTTAAAGCGATTTGCGACCGTATTACGATTATGCGAGCGGGCAAAAGCGAGGGTGTTTTTTGGACGAAGGACGTTACCGAGCAGGAAATTTCCAAGCTGATGGTCGGCCGTGACGTCGTGCTGAAGTATGACAAGGAGAAGAAGCCTTATGGGGCGCCGATTTTGTCAGTTACTGATTTTTCGCTAAGTGATGAGTCGGGCAAGGCGCTGCTCAACAAGGTAGCCTTCAAGGTGCGCAGCGGTGAAATCGTAGGCATCGCTGGCGTTGAGGGCAATGGGCAAACTCAGCTCGTTGAGGCGTTAACGGGCAGTCTAGCTGTGCGCGGCGGAAATGTGGCTGTTAAAGGCACGGATATTCAAGGCTATGATATTCGCCAAATTCGCTCGCTTGGCGTTTCGTATATTCCAGAGGATCGCATGCGCCAGGGAGCAGCGAAGGATGCGAGCATTTCCGATAATTTGATTTCTACGCAATACAATACGAAAGCGATGAACAATGGCCTCTTTTTGAAAAGTAAAAAAATAGCGCAGCTTGCGACCACTCTTATAGAGGAGTTCCGCGTGCGCTGCTCAGGCCCGAATCAGCCGATAGGCATGCTTTCAGGCGGCAACATGCAGAAGGTCGTCGTCGCTCGCGAATGCTCGACAGCGCCGGATTTGCTCATTGCCGAGCAGCCGACACGCGGCGTCGACATCGGGGCCGCTCAATTTATTCATCAGAAGCTGATTGAGCTTCGGGATGGCGGCAGCGGCGTGCTGCTTATTTCCGCAGATTTAAATGAAATATTGGAGCTGAGCGACAGCCTGCTCGTCATGTATGAAGGACAGATTGTCGCTTATTTGGAGGAGCCGTCAGCGGTAAGCGAGGAAGAGCTCGGACTGTACATGCTGGGCCTTGAGCGCCAGGACGAGCAGCAAATCAGGAGGGCCGTGGAAGCATGAAGGTAAAATATTTTGAAGTCATTCGGACAACAGCGGTCATTCTAATTGCGCTTGTTCTCGCTTTTATTATTATTTCGATTGTCAGCGAGCAGCCGCTGGAGAGCATTCGCATCTTCCTATGGGAGCCGCTGAATACGAAGGGGCATATCGGCAACGTCATTGAAATGGCGATTCCGCTCATGTTCACAGGACTTGCGGTATCGCTGCTGTTTAAGGCGAATTTATTCAATCTTGGAGCGGAAGGGCTGTTTTATTTTTCCGGGGTCGTTGCAGCAACGCTTGCGATACATCTGAGCCTGAACAGCTTCGTTCATCCGATTGTGGCCATACTGGCAGGGTCGCTAGTCGGCGCACTGTTATCTGCCATACCGGGCATACTCAAGGCGAAATGGAATGTAAATGAGCTTGTCAGCTCGCTCATGTTCAACAATATTTTGTTTGGAATCGGGCTTTATATTTTGAACTACAAGCTGCGCGATGCCCAGGCCTTCGCAGCTGTATCCTTCAAGTTTGAGAAGACAGCGATGCTCAGCAAGCTGATACCAGGAACCCGTATTCATACGGGACTGATTATCGTGCTCCTGCTGATTGTGGCGGCGCATTATTTTTTGTACAAAACCAAATGGGGCTATGAGCTGAGAATGACGGGCGCCAATCGCGAATTTGCGGGCTACTCCGGCATGAAGACAGCTAAGGTCATCGTTATCGTGCATTTAATTGCCGGATTTATTGCGGGCATGGGCGGCTCGGTCGAGGTGCTGGGCATGTACAGTCGCTTTCAGTGGTCGTCGCTGCCGGGCTATGGTCTTGATGGTGCTCTTGTGGCGATGCTGGCGAAAAACAATCCGCTATCGGTCATCGGCGCAGCGCTTTTCCTCGCATATATTCGTATTGGGGCTGACCAGATGGCGCGTTTCTCCGATGTGCCTGCGGAAATGATTTCGATTGTGCAGGCCATAATCATTTTGCTGATTTCGGCAGAGCAGTTTTTGAAATTCTGGAAAAATCGGATGCTGCTCAAGGAGGCACAGCGTAATGTCTAGTTTGTTTAATGTCATTTTTACAACTGAATTTGCGTTTTCTGTCCTCCGGGTAACGACTCCGATTTTGTTCGCCGCCTTAGGAGCCCTTATTTCCAACCGTGCGGGTATTATCAATATCGGACTTGAGGGCATTATGCTTGTGGCGGCGCTTTCTGGCGTCGTGGTCAGCGCTTATACAGGTAGCTCATGGGTTGGGTTGATGGGGGCTGTAATGGCGGGTACGCTGATTTCCGGCATATTGGCTTTTTTCACCCTGCATTTCAAGACGCATATTATTCTCGGCGGGGTAGCGATCAATATGTTCGCCTCCGGGGGAACCGTATTTATTTTGTATTTGCTAAGCGGTGATAAAGGCTCCTCGACCTCGCTTCCGAGCAAGGTGCTGCCTAGTGTGGACATTCCGCTGCTTAAGGATATTCCAGTGCTGGGACCGATTTTCTCGGGTCACAATGTATTGACTTATATGTCGATACTGGCGGTTTTTGTTGTCTATTACATGCTGAAAAGAACACCGCTTGGCCTGCGCATTCGCTCAGTAGGCGAAAATCCGCAGGCTGCTCAGTCCGTTGGGGTCAGCGTAGTGAAGGTGCAGTATACGGCGCTGCTGCTGAGCGGCTTTTTCGCAGGACTTGGCGGCGCTTATATGTCGATGGGCTACCTCTCGCTGTTCACGCGGGATATGACCGCAGGCCGGGGCTGGATCGCGATTGCCGCGGAGTCGATGGGGCGGAGCACGACAGTCGGCACGACGCTGACATCCCTGTTATTCGGCGCGGCGGATGCGCTGGCTAATGCGCTTCAGGTGCTTAAAATTCCGGCGGAGCTGATCGGCACACTCCCTTACGTCACGACCGTCATCGGACTCGTCGTCTACGCGGTCAGCGAATCCCGTAAAAGAAATAGGAAGCTTAAAACGAAAGTGAAAGGATGATGATTACGATGGCTAGACCAATTATTATCGACTGTGACCCAGGGCATGATGATGCGATTGCGATATTGCTCGCGCTTGCGAATCCACAGCTGCTGGAGGTAAAAGCAATTACGACGGTTGGCGGCAATCAGGTGCTGGAGAAAATTACGAACAATGCGCTTAAGCTGCTCAGCTTTATAGATAAAGATATTCCGGTGGCGAAGGGTGCGCCAGGGCCACTGCTAGGCAAGCTCGTAACGGGAGAAGAGGCACATGGCGATTCCGGCATGGACGGCCCAGAGTTGCCGCCCTCCCGTTTCAAGCCGGTGAATAAACATGCGATTGAGCTGATGGTTGAGGTGATCCGTTCCTCGGAGCAGAAGGTCACGCTCGTGCCAATCGGCCCGCTGACCAATATTGCGCTGCTGCTTAAAGGCTTCCCCGATGTAAAGGAGAAAATCGAGCAGATCTCCCTTATGGGCGGAGGCATCAGCTACGGCAATGTAACGTCAACGGCTGAGTTCAACATATATGTTGACCCTGAGGCTGCAAGAATCGTGTTCGAATCGGGCGTCCCGATTACGATGAGCGGACTGGATGTGACTGATAAGGCAGCTATTTATCAGGAGGATATTGAAGCGCTGAAGCAGCGCGGCGAGGTATCCTACATGGTGGGCGAGCTGCTCGACTTCTATTCCATCTACAGCCGCAAGCTGGGCTTTGAAGGCAGCTCGCTGCATGATCCTTGCGCGATTGCTTGGCTGCTTCGCCCTGAGCTGTTCCAAAGTGAAAGCTATCACGTTTCGATAGAGACGGACGGCAGGGTGACGAGAGGCATGACAGTGGCAGACCGCCGCAAAAAAACGGATGAAACGGCAAATGTGCAGGTGCTGATGGATGTGGATCGCGAAGCTTTTATTAAGCTCATTTTTGACGCTCTTGCGGTGCATGATGAGAATGCCAAGGCTCGACAAGGGCAGGCTTAATTATGGCAGGCTGGGATAAGCTGCGGGAAATTGTCCGCTTTGAGATGATTCAGCGCGGGGAAGAAGGCTGCGACGTAAACGGCTTCGCGGAAAAGCTGGCCGCAGCGGGTGAAAATCCCGCTGCGCTTATGGAGATTTATAACGAGCTGTCGGCTCTGGAAGTGAGTGCAGATTTCCCTTATGAGGAGCCATCTGATTTGGAAGCTATCCGCAGGCTGCGCCCGGAGGGCCCAAGAACGCTGGCAGCGGATTTGACCAATGAGCAGTGGCAGGACAAGTTTTATGGGGCTTGGCTAGGACGTTGTGTAGGCTGTGCGCTTGGCAAGCCGGTGGAGTATTGGGATTATTTATATGGCAAAGACGGGCGTCCGGGCTGGGAAAATATTGAGCTGTGGTTCCGCGGCGCTGACGCTTGGCCGATTAAAGGCTATACGCCGGGCGAATCGACAGCAAGCGAGCAGTACGGGCTGGGGCTGAATGATTGGTCGCCGATGAGCACAAGCGAGACGATTCAGTATATGGAAAGCGATGATGATATCCGCTACACGGTACTAGGACTTTTGCTGCTGGAGCAAAAAGGGCTCGCTTTCGATTCCTGGGACATCGGCAAGCTTTGGCACAAAAACCTGACCTACAGTCAGGTTTGCACAGCGGAGACGCAGTCTTATTTGAACTTTGCCCATGAGACCTCCCATCTGAATGGAGACAAGCCCGGCGATTGGTCTGAGCGCCTAGAGCGGGTACGGATGTATATGAACCCTTACAGAGAATGGATTGGCGCGCAAATCCGTGCGGATGGGCTCGCTTACGGCGTAGCCGGAAGGCCGGAGCTTGCAGCCGAGCTGGGCTGGCGCGATGCCTCCTTCTCGCATGTGAAGAACGGCATCTATGGCGAGATG
This window encodes:
- a CDS encoding BMP family ABC transporter substrate-binding protein: MKKNVMALLMISVLLVLAACGGGNTGSSSGNSSGSGNTGGDKKLKVVLLIPGTLGDKSFFDAANRGLTLVKSELGAETKVIEMGTDKTKWEPTYQDIAAQDWDIVISGGSEITEMFNATAEMYPDKKFINYDTDIEETPANVYAMSYATNEVSFLAGAVAAIATKADIPNANKDNVIGFVGGMDIPGINAFLVGYIQGAQYVDPAIKVAVSYAGDFVNPAKGKELSLIQYNSGVDVIFNVAGATGLGIFDAAKDKKRYAIGVDSDQGTLLQETDKEKADLIVTSAIKKIDSAIVGAVKKTQEGTLEYGQRQVLSFDQDGVGIAENDIYKSIFTADMQKQVEDIKQKLAKQEIKVDNAMGMETSQIEAIRNAVKP
- a CDS encoding ABC transporter permease is translated as MSSLFNVIFTTEFAFSVLRVTTPILFAALGALISNRAGIINIGLEGIMLVAALSGVVVSAYTGSSWVGLMGAVMAGTLISGILAFFTLHFKTHIILGGVAINMFASGGTVFILYLLSGDKGSSTSLPSKVLPSVDIPLLKDIPVLGPIFSGHNVLTYMSILAVFVVYYMLKRTPLGLRIRSVGENPQAAQSVGVSVVKVQYTALLLSGFFAGLGGAYMSMGYLSLFTRDMTAGRGWIAIAAESMGRSTTVGTTLTSLLFGAADALANALQVLKIPAELIGTLPYVTTVIGLVVYAVSESRKRNRKLKTKVKG
- a CDS encoding ADP-ribosylglycohydrolase family protein, whose amino-acid sequence is MAGWDKLREIVRFEMIQRGEEGCDVNGFAEKLAAAGENPAALMEIYNELSALEVSADFPYEEPSDLEAIRRLRPEGPRTLAADLTNEQWQDKFYGAWLGRCVGCALGKPVEYWDYLYGKDGRPGWENIELWFRGADAWPIKGYTPGESTASEQYGLGLNDWSPMSTSETIQYMESDDDIRYTVLGLLLLEQKGLAFDSWDIGKLWHKNLTYSQVCTAETQSYLNFAHETSHLNGDKPGDWSERLERVRMYMNPYREWIGAQIRADGLAYGVAGRPELAAELGWRDASFSHVKNGIYGEMFVAAMIAAAFVEKDNKRIVEIGLSEIPATSRLAYDVRKAVAIAETASSDRELVSRIWEAFSHYDAVHTNNNAALVAAVLVYAGDDFEKAVTTAVYGGMDTDCNGATVGSIMGAKHGAAALPKSWVEPLNDTLYAELSGFHPIAISEVARRSYEVFRKIEAELNHS
- a CDS encoding ABC transporter ATP-binding protein yields the protein MMPSQLLEMKKITKVYPNGVVANQNVQFSLAEGEIHAIVGENGAGKSTLMKMMFGMEEPSEGEIILRGKPVKLASPQDAIDHGIGMVHQHFMLVPSFTVAENMVLGMEPKKGISINYNEAVRMTEEMSKKYNLLVNPKAKVEDLSVGMKQKVEILKALLRGAEILILDEPTAVLTPQETEELFRELTQLKQQGHTIVFISHKLKEVKAICDRITIMRAGKSEGVFWTKDVTEQEISKLMVGRDVVLKYDKEKKPYGAPILSVTDFSLSDESGKALLNKVAFKVRSGEIVGIAGVEGNGQTQLVEALTGSLAVRGGNVAVKGTDIQGYDIRQIRSLGVSYIPEDRMRQGAAKDASISDNLISTQYNTKAMNNGLFLKSKKIAQLATTLIEEFRVRCSGPNQPIGMLSGGNMQKVVVARECSTAPDLLIAEQPTRGVDIGAAQFIHQKLIELRDGGSGVLLISADLNEILELSDSLLVMYEGQIVAYLEEPSAVSEEELGLYMLGLERQDEQQIRRAVEA
- a CDS encoding nucleoside hydrolase, whose translation is MARPIIIDCDPGHDDAIAILLALANPQLLEVKAITTVGGNQVLEKITNNALKLLSFIDKDIPVAKGAPGPLLGKLVTGEEAHGDSGMDGPELPPSRFKPVNKHAIELMVEVIRSSEQKVTLVPIGPLTNIALLLKGFPDVKEKIEQISLMGGGISYGNVTSTAEFNIYVDPEAARIVFESGVPITMSGLDVTDKAAIYQEDIEALKQRGEVSYMVGELLDFYSIYSRKLGFEGSSLHDPCAIAWLLRPELFQSESYHVSIETDGRVTRGMTVADRRKKTDETANVQVLMDVDREAFIKLIFDALAVHDENAKARQGQA
- a CDS encoding ABC transporter permease; this encodes MKVKYFEVIRTTAVILIALVLAFIIISIVSEQPLESIRIFLWEPLNTKGHIGNVIEMAIPLMFTGLAVSLLFKANLFNLGAEGLFYFSGVVAATLAIHLSLNSFVHPIVAILAGSLVGALLSAIPGILKAKWNVNELVSSLMFNNILFGIGLYILNYKLRDAQAFAAVSFKFEKTAMLSKLIPGTRIHTGLIIVLLLIVAAHYFLYKTKWGYELRMTGANREFAGYSGMKTAKVIVIVHLIAGFIAGMGGSVEVLGMYSRFQWSSLPGYGLDGALVAMLAKNNPLSVIGAALFLAYIRIGADQMARFSDVPAEMISIVQAIIILLISAEQFLKFWKNRMLLKEAQRNV